From Terriglobales bacterium, one genomic window encodes:
- a CDS encoding nucleoside-diphosphate sugar epimerase/dehydratase, translated as MLISAAPILVLFRLIAMWRFNLLHGYWRFTGVDDASDIVKASAVGSLAFLVIIRFGLGVQAFPISVYVIEGVFFAFLLASVRLGFRILAEASLRMPATSPRKQVVIIGAGFAAQMIVRELTGTASGYWIVGCLDDDPKKRGTKIIGKPVLGTVDNLPELAAAHRIDEVLIAVPSASGAQMRRFVEACQKARLKFATVPSLQDLIAGRARIQDIRPVDVNDLLGRDPVKIDMESVRSVLEGQTVMVTGAAGSIGSELCRQILRYNPARLLCLDQNETGLFYLQFELNSAIASFWVADYTNAEYMENLLSRQAVQIIFHAAAYKHVPLMEDNPNEAIQNNVIGLDRFIQVADRAQCRSFVMISSDKAVNPSSLMGATKRIGELLLCSKPTSGMRCVSVRFGNVLGSQGSVIPVFQKQLAEQRRITVTHPDITRYFMTISEAVSLVLQASAIGVHRDILVLDMGEPIRITDLARTLIRLSGKSEDDVEIVYTGLRPGEKLYEELFYDYETVLNTECSKIKRAQTATLPWKDMRATLDALRAVKVKGTEYEIRAMVKVIVPEYTFGDLTNDVGSAAVPLRKAHDRYAGASATD; from the coding sequence GTGCTCATCAGTGCAGCGCCGATTCTTGTTTTGTTTCGGCTTATTGCAATGTGGCGCTTCAATCTACTCCACGGATATTGGCGCTTCACTGGTGTCGATGATGCCAGCGACATCGTTAAAGCTTCAGCTGTTGGGAGTCTTGCGTTCCTCGTAATCATTCGCTTCGGTCTCGGTGTGCAGGCGTTTCCGATTTCGGTGTACGTCATCGAAGGTGTTTTCTTTGCATTCCTGTTGGCCTCGGTACGGCTCGGATTCCGTATTCTTGCGGAAGCCTCACTGCGGATGCCCGCAACAAGCCCGCGAAAGCAAGTAGTCATCATCGGAGCAGGATTTGCCGCCCAGATGATTGTTCGTGAACTGACGGGGACTGCCAGCGGATATTGGATTGTCGGATGTTTGGATGATGACCCTAAGAAGCGTGGAACCAAGATCATCGGGAAACCGGTGCTTGGGACCGTTGATAACCTTCCAGAGCTTGCTGCCGCGCACAGGATTGATGAAGTGTTGATTGCCGTTCCTTCGGCCTCCGGCGCTCAGATGCGCCGCTTCGTTGAAGCCTGTCAAAAGGCACGTCTGAAGTTCGCCACCGTCCCTTCTCTGCAAGACCTTATCGCCGGAAGGGCGAGGATTCAGGACATTCGTCCCGTCGACGTTAACGATTTGCTTGGACGCGACCCAGTGAAGATCGACATGGAATCGGTTCGATCTGTTCTTGAAGGACAGACGGTGATGGTGACTGGAGCAGCTGGCTCCATCGGTTCCGAACTCTGCCGCCAGATTTTGCGTTACAACCCTGCTAGATTACTTTGCCTCGATCAGAATGAGACCGGGCTGTTCTATCTTCAGTTTGAACTTAATTCTGCCATCGCTAGCTTTTGGGTGGCAGACTACACCAACGCAGAGTACATGGAGAACCTGCTCTCTCGTCAGGCAGTTCAGATCATCTTCCATGCGGCAGCTTATAAACATGTGCCTTTGATGGAGGATAATCCTAACGAAGCGATCCAAAATAACGTGATTGGATTGGATAGGTTTATCCAGGTTGCAGACCGCGCGCAGTGCCGCTCGTTCGTGATGATCTCCAGCGATAAAGCTGTGAATCCCTCAAGCTTGATGGGTGCGACGAAGCGTATTGGTGAATTGTTGCTTTGTTCAAAGCCGACCTCCGGAATGAGATGCGTGTCGGTCCGTTTTGGCAATGTACTGGGATCTCAAGGAAGCGTGATCCCGGTCTTTCAGAAACAACTGGCTGAGCAGAGACGCATTACGGTCACTCATCCGGACATCACTCGATATTTTATGACCATCAGTGAAGCTGTTTCGCTGGTACTGCAAGCATCGGCTATAGGCGTACACCGGGACATTCTTGTCCTCGATATGGGAGAGCCGATTCGGATCACCGATCTTGCCCGAACTCTCATACGTTTGTCCGGTAAGTCTGAAGATGACGTCGAGATTGTTTATACCGGACTTCGACCCGGCGAGAAGCTATACGAGGAACTCTTTTACGATTACGAGACTGTACTAAACACCGAATGCAGCAAGATAAAGCGAGCACAGACAGCCACGTTGCCATGGAAAGATATGAGGGCAACGCTGGATGCTCTCAGAGCCGTAAAAGTAAAAGGAACGGAGTATGAAATTAGGGCGATGGTCAAAGTCATCGTTCCCGAGTACACGTTCGGAGACCTCACGAACGACGTAGGATCTGCGGCAGTTCCGCTTCGGAAGGCGCACGACAGGTACGCTGGCGCGTCAGCAACCGACTAG
- a CDS encoding DegT/DnrJ/EryC1/StrS family aminotransferase encodes MVAIFKAALNSGAFIGGPAVEAFEKQFAEFSQADHCVGVGSGTDALRFAFMAAHIGPGDAIVTAAHTFIATSEAISQTGARPYFVDVDSKTYNMDPIKLRDFLANKCSRNSAGQLITKDFGLKVKAVVPVHLYGQMADMDQIVATADEFGLIVIEDACQAHGAEYFSKRKNGWVRAGASGYAAAFSFYPGKNLGACGEAGAVTTCNEEVAKTIKMIRDHGQAKKYYHDTEGYNGRLDAIQAGLLSVKLKYLESWNTSRRGLAKKYNDAFAESGAKVVTPFEPEWSRAVYHLYVIQVEDRDGLQKRLSAAGIGTGIHYPIPLHQQRAYASLGYKTGDFPAVEALASRILSLPMFPQMADEQLERVVDAVRSAIAPTSVAVAATIS; translated from the coding sequence TTGGTGGCAATTTTCAAAGCCGCTCTGAATTCGGGAGCGTTCATTGGTGGTCCTGCGGTAGAGGCTTTTGAAAAGCAATTTGCGGAGTTCTCCCAGGCAGATCACTGTGTCGGAGTCGGCAGTGGCACCGATGCGCTACGATTTGCTTTTATGGCCGCACATATTGGTCCGGGTGATGCAATTGTCACCGCTGCCCACACGTTTATTGCTACCTCCGAGGCGATTTCGCAAACTGGCGCTCGCCCGTATTTTGTGGACGTGGATTCAAAGACCTACAACATGGATCCTATAAAACTTCGTGATTTTCTGGCCAATAAGTGTTCGCGCAACTCGGCCGGTCAACTGATCACGAAAGACTTTGGTCTGAAGGTGAAGGCCGTGGTTCCAGTGCATCTGTACGGGCAAATGGCTGACATGGATCAGATTGTGGCCACTGCTGATGAGTTTGGGCTGATTGTCATTGAGGATGCGTGTCAGGCTCATGGTGCAGAGTATTTTTCCAAACGGAAGAATGGGTGGGTTCGCGCCGGGGCATCCGGATACGCCGCGGCATTTAGCTTTTATCCGGGAAAGAACCTAGGAGCATGCGGTGAAGCGGGTGCGGTGACAACGTGCAACGAAGAGGTCGCGAAGACTATAAAGATGATCCGCGATCACGGCCAAGCTAAGAAGTATTACCATGATACAGAAGGGTACAACGGTCGACTGGATGCAATTCAAGCGGGTCTGCTTAGCGTCAAACTGAAGTACCTCGAATCCTGGAATACAAGCCGACGCGGCTTAGCGAAGAAATATAACGACGCATTTGCTGAGTCCGGCGCGAAAGTCGTAACACCGTTTGAGCCAGAATGGTCACGCGCTGTGTACCATTTGTATGTGATTCAGGTCGAGGACCGTGATGGCCTACAAAAACGTCTTTCCGCAGCCGGCATCGGAACCGGTATCCATTATCCGATTCCTCTCCACCAGCAAAGAGCCTATGCAAGCCTGGGCTACAAAACAGGCGATTTCCCGGCGGTTGAGGCACTCGCTTCGCGAATATTATCCTTGCCGATGTTCCCGCAGATGGCCGACGAACAGTTGGAGCGTGTCGTGGATGCTGTGAGAAGCGCAATCGCTCCGACTTCGGTAGCTGTCGCTGCCACCATATCTTAA
- a CDS encoding Gfo/Idh/MocA family oxidoreductase, which translates to MLKIGVIGYGYWGPNIVRNFHHPDRSLVSVICDSSIDMLKRANQAYPSITTTNDACDVLKSKDIDAVAIVTPVWTHYELARRALENGKHVFVEKPFTSNVAQAQELIELADKKGLKLMVDHTFLFTGAVRKIRQLIDDGTIGDLYYYDSTRVNLGLFQHDVNVIWDLAPHDLSIMNFLIPDDAEAVVATGQSHLNGYEDVAYITIYFPKNVIGHVTVNWLSPVKVRTTLIGGEKKMLVWNDLEADEKIKIYDKGVDIKSREGVYNLLVSYRSGDMWAPRIAQAEALKSELEHFVDCIEKNETPVSDGHSGLRVVQVLEAAEKSVKNRGKLVYL; encoded by the coding sequence ATGCTCAAAATAGGTGTAATTGGGTACGGATATTGGGGCCCGAATATAGTTCGCAATTTTCATCATCCAGATCGATCACTCGTTTCAGTTATTTGTGATAGCAGCATAGACATGTTGAAGAGAGCCAACCAAGCTTATCCTTCAATAACAACCACCAATGACGCGTGCGACGTTTTGAAATCGAAAGATATAGATGCGGTAGCGATTGTCACTCCGGTCTGGACCCACTATGAACTGGCAAGGCGTGCACTCGAAAACGGCAAGCACGTTTTCGTCGAGAAACCATTCACGTCGAATGTTGCGCAGGCCCAAGAGTTAATAGAACTTGCAGACAAGAAGGGTTTGAAATTGATGGTGGATCATACCTTCTTGTTTACGGGCGCGGTGCGTAAGATCCGTCAGTTGATCGATGATGGGACTATCGGTGATCTCTACTATTACGATTCTACCCGCGTAAATTTAGGTCTGTTCCAGCACGATGTAAATGTGATCTGGGATCTAGCTCCGCATGATCTGTCAATCATGAACTTTCTGATTCCCGATGATGCTGAAGCGGTTGTCGCCACAGGACAGTCGCACTTGAACGGCTACGAGGACGTCGCCTACATCACCATTTACTTTCCCAAGAATGTGATTGGGCACGTGACCGTGAACTGGCTTTCACCCGTGAAGGTTCGAACTACGCTAATCGGCGGCGAGAAGAAGATGCTAGTGTGGAACGACCTTGAAGCCGACGAGAAGATCAAAATCTACGATAAAGGCGTAGATATTAAGAGCCGCGAAGGAGTTTACAACTTACTTGTGAGCTATCGATCGGGTGATATGTGGGCTCCACGAATTGCACAAGCGGAGGCACTGAAGTCGGAGTTGGAGCATTTCGTTGACTGCATTGAGAAGAACGAAACTCCCGTGAGTGATGGCCACTCCGGACTACGAGTGGTGCAAGTTTTAGAAGCGGCAGAGAAATCGGTGAAAAACCGTGGAAAGCTGGTCTACCTGTGA
- a CDS encoding class I SAM-dependent methyltransferase, with the protein MKNARHFGIGYKCASVLNELPLAGEHRVSNFLDEETRIRRVYDLRRSRLEPSRYSLFEQSHLLSLQQVEYWLVRMLYERGYRDLVDAKLLEIGCGSGYWLRNFLRLGAQPKNLYGVDLQGDLIDEARALSPAAMHFECRSASELNFDSNSFDFVAQFTVFTSILSSSLKGAIAKEMLRILRPGGYIIWYDFHVNNPANRDVRGVSRKEITDLFGGKDIDLERVTIAPPVARLIAPSPLFYQLLSRTRILCSHYVGLIRK; encoded by the coding sequence ATGAAAAATGCCCGTCACTTTGGAATTGGATATAAGTGTGCAAGCGTGCTTAATGAACTGCCTTTAGCAGGTGAACACCGCGTGAGCAATTTTCTCGATGAGGAAACCCGAATTCGTAGAGTCTATGACCTGCGAAGATCGCGACTCGAACCTAGTCGCTATTCTCTTTTTGAGCAGTCGCACTTGTTGTCTCTACAGCAGGTGGAATATTGGCTTGTTCGGATGCTTTACGAGCGTGGGTATCGTGATCTCGTAGATGCTAAGTTATTGGAGATCGGGTGCGGCTCAGGGTACTGGCTGCGAAATTTCCTGCGTTTAGGAGCTCAGCCGAAAAATCTTTACGGCGTAGATCTTCAGGGCGACCTCATTGATGAGGCTCGCGCCTTGTCGCCTGCAGCAATGCACTTTGAATGCAGAAGCGCATCCGAACTTAACTTCGACAGTAACAGTTTTGATTTCGTCGCACAATTTACGGTTTTTACGTCCATCCTCAGTAGCAGTCTGAAGGGTGCGATCGCGAAGGAAATGCTCCGAATTTTGCGTCCAGGGGGATATATCATTTGGTACGACTTCCACGTAAATAACCCCGCGAATCGCGATGTTCGGGGAGTATCGCGGAAGGAGATCACGGACCTTTTTGGTGGCAAGGACATCGATCTGGAACGGGTTACGATTGCCCCGCCAGTCGCTCGCCTTATAGCTCCGTCTCCCCTTTTTTACCAACTTCTATCGAGGACGCGAATTCTTTGCAGTCATTACGTGGGTCTAATACGAAAATGA
- a CDS encoding acyltransferase, whose product MEVQKNAFVGNRCKISSHTFICEGVTIEDNVFIGHSVTFVNDSYPRAVNIGGDLQTEADWSIEKTVVKAGASIGSGSTILSKVTIGENAIVGAGSIVTKDVPANAIVAGNPAKILRYIKGTSPARSK is encoded by the coding sequence GTGGAAGTTCAGAAGAACGCGTTTGTCGGTAATCGGTGCAAGATTTCGAGCCACACGTTCATCTGCGAGGGGGTCACGATCGAAGATAATGTTTTCATTGGTCATAGCGTGACATTCGTTAATGATTCGTATCCTCGCGCTGTAAACATCGGCGGTGATCTGCAGACTGAAGCAGACTGGAGCATCGAAAAAACGGTTGTGAAAGCAGGCGCGTCTATCGGGTCCGGTTCGACTATCCTCTCCAAAGTTACGATCGGCGAAAACGCTATTGTCGGCGCGGGCAGTATCGTTACTAAAGACGTGCCTGCGAATGCGATCGTTGCGGGAAATCCCGCCAAGATTCTGCGTTATATCAAGGGTACATCCCCGGCTAGGAGCAAATAA